The following are encoded together in the Cynocephalus volans isolate mCynVol1 chromosome 4, mCynVol1.pri, whole genome shotgun sequence genome:
- the LOC134374884 gene encoding LOW QUALITY PROTEIN: olfactory receptor 8B8-like (The sequence of the model RefSeq protein was modified relative to this genomic sequence to represent the inferred CDS: deleted 2 bases in 1 codon) — protein MAAENSSSVTEFILTGLTDQPGLQVPLFFLFLGFYTVTVVGNLGLITLIGLNSHLHVPMYFFLFNLSFVDFCYSTVITPKMLMSFVSEKNIVSYAGCMTQLFFFLFFVVSESFILSAMAYDRYVAICNPLVYTVTMSPQVCLLLLLGVYGMGFAGAMAHTACMVRLTFCADNLVNHYMCDILPLLERSCTSTYVNELVVFVVVGIDIGVPTVTIFISYALILSSVLRIRSTEGRSKAFSTCSSHIIAVSLFFGSGAFVYLKPSSFANKPGEVSSLFYTIVVPMLNPLIYSLRNKDVKVALRKTLSRRLFS, from the exons ATGGCTGCAGAGAACTCCTCCTCGGTGACAGAGTTTATCCTCACAGGCTTGACCGACCAGCCGGGACTCCAGGTGCCCCTCTTCTTCCTGTTTCTAGGTTTCTACACGGTCACCGTGGTGGGGAACCTGGGCTTGATAACCCTGATCGGGCTCAACTCTCACCTGCACGttcccatgtactttttcctcttcAACTTGTCCTTCGTAGATTTCTGCTATTCCACCGTTATCACCCCCAAGATGCTGATGAGTTTCGTTTCAGAGAAGAACATCGTCTCCTATGCCGGGTGTATGACTCagctcttcttctttcttttctttgtggtctCTGAGTCCTTCATCCTGTCAGCCATGGCATATGACCGCTATGTCGCCATCTGTAACCCACTGGTGTACACGGTCACCATGTCTCCCCAGGTGTGTTTGCTCCTTTTGTTGGGTGTCTATGGGATGGGGTTTGCTGGGGCCATGGCCCACACAGCATGCATGGTGAGACTGACCTTCTGTGCCGATAACCTTGTCAACCACTACATGTGTGACATCCTTCCCCTTCTGGAGCGCTCTTGCACGAGCACCTATGTGAACGAGCTGGTCGTTTTTGTTGTGGTGGGCATTGACATTGGTGTGCCCACAGTCACCATCTTCATTTCTTACGCCCTCATCCTCTCCAGCGTCCTCCGCATTCGTTCCACCGAGGGCAGGTCCAAAGCTTTCAGCACCTGCAGCTCCCACATCATCGcggtttctcttttctttgggtCAGGGGCATTCGTGTATCTCAAACCATCTTCC TTTGCCAATAAACCAGGGGAAGTGTCCTCCTtgttttataccattgtggtgCCCATGCTCAACCCATtgatctacagcctgaggaacaaggaTGTCAAAGTTGCTCTGAGGAAAACCTTGAGCAGACGTTTGTTCTCCTGA